A region of Paenibacillus sp. 37 DNA encodes the following proteins:
- a CDS encoding SDR family NAD(P)-dependent oxidoreductase, with protein MKINLYNEVLAETAAYYVQHNIQLDRSALRMMEIGAGTGGTSAAVLNRLKLMEQHIQEYAYTDVSQAFLLHGEQKYGAGRPFMNYRRFDVRYAPSAQQIDTGAYDVVIAANVLHATPDLRTTLRNVKALLKQGGMLLINEISSNSLFTHLTFGLLDGWWLYEDPELRLTDSPGVAPHVWEQLLLEAGFHSIEFPAQDWHEEGQQVIVAYSDGIVRQIDSEVTPVGSSNQVRSEFQSNDSFSPESRPELQEKKASKSSLGVESTSATTLKAHVREIVTDMLSASLKVNTTMIDSEEPFSEYGVDSITGVRLIQSINEALSISLQVSSLFDYSSIELLSNHIVEKYRDGLVQTIEKTSKSVEPVELSSEASALHAYNTEGSSEHNHDQHSALPESYIPLQVERGDIAIVGMSGRFPQSDDIHSLWGNLVAGKDMVGRATRWDLSSYFEKDIPYCSHGGFLENIDEFDPQFFNISGTEAAHMDPHQRIFLEECWKSLEDAGYAGQAVAGLKCGVYAGFNELDYRTLLGTNPVPQAFWGNSGSVIPARIAYYLNLQGPAIAVDTACSSSLVSVHLACQGLWSGETEMALAGGVFIQSTPGFFIASNRAGMLSTTGRCHTFDQRADGFVPGEGAGVVVLKRLSDALRDRDNIHGVIRGTAINQDGASNGLTAPSAKSQEQLMCEVYNRFGIHPENIQLVEAHGTGTKLGDPIEYSALVKAFRAYTEEESYCALGSIKTNIGHTAAAAGVAGLIKILLSLKHAQIPASLHFQEGNEHISFESSPFYINTETTDWITPPGVKRMAAISAFGFSGTNAHMVIEQAPVKESQKVNCPGNLIVLSAQSQEQLRIQAKQLVSFCKEQSDVSCWDMSYTLLMGRKHMNSRLSCVVRNEQELIRILEKWLEKGSAAEVQVVELAHTLRPQSSLMRYGNECLRHCSESPDSVEFTENLSAAASLYMQGYDLDFELLFGHEPAGRISLPVYPFVKEKYWIDAGYASTHGRVTRQHTDQSREDSNQLLHPLLHRNTSNLAALQFSSTFDGGELFLKDHVVQGESVFPGAAYLEMARAAVEMAHTHDEREQTWVSLSDIGWYDPLQVNNEPVQVDVLLHPLERGAIEFRIQSQGAKEAVVHCLGQATMMQTWEAGQTDLTQIRTQCTEGFYTREGCYDQFKQMGLQYGDYYQGIEELYIGTNQVLAKLSLTEGLPHEYGEGQLHPGLTDSALQASIGLLLAAAGGSPGITPVPFALEQVQISGNSTSLMWSHVRACTSNDFLIETKKVDIDGYDDKEQLVLRIKGLTFRELPGQVEIGAEGTLLAEPYWKVAPADTFTRGVSGNETITVDNHVVLLFEDSNHSYPGIEQYLQRFSIRSVRIPSTDFSQTWDGLFTNGALRVLEEIQLLMRAVSHVNDEKWLQIVIPGELSLYQGIAAMLRTAELENPSFHGQVIEVMNKPESEMLANMLFDNRAYPEHGLIRYKSTPGSSGIGLRHVQDWKMIEYDPFESSFDIPWKSEGVYVITGGAGALGIIMAEEIARHAPSCTIVAVGRTSSTTIRQPFDALREKGINLVYRQGDISDWRTVQDLVSSLKLEFGELNGIIHCAGIIHDHPIFAKREDDLRNVFAPKVSGIVHLDEATREDKLDLFIVCSAVAAMFGNPGQADYAAANAFMDSFASERHQRVQKGERFGRTISINWPLWTEGGMTISEAVQQRMFHRYGMAAMDTVSGIQALYGALATGAGQIAVLSGNVTRIRELLHSQNQQGSLASNSEIKGLASMNKINSPVGESNRLQTDDQPKRTVQFLIQTLAEVIGLPESRIQASAPLEQYGIDSILIMQMTNKLESLFGPLPKTLFFEYQTIRDLSSYFLQEQGEKLDRLLREVDPYTASDAASVPMEDKHVKAQQPVMQPAFSVPGEARSPYLAVGQTQTIVPRMNESQTKASRQDTAVDTQQDIAIIGVAGRYPGARNIHEFWENLRSGTDSITEIPPERWDQEQVYDPAPGTPGKTYGRWGGFLDGVDEFDPLFFQISPREAEMMDPQERLFMQCVYETLEDAGYTRERLAADIVGVYVGVMYEEYQLYGAESSIALSGNPASIANRVSYFCNFRGPSLAVDTMCSSSLTSIHLACQSLRQNECQVAVAGGVNVSVHPNKYIMLSQGRFLSSKGRCESFGEGGDGYVPGEGVGAVLLKPLARAVADGDRIYGVIKGSALNHGGKTNGYTVPNPNAQADVIGRALREAGVDPRTISYVEAHGTGTSLGDPIEIAGLSKAFQQEPSEEAYCAIGSAKSNIGHAESAAGIAGVTKVLLQLQHGELAPSLHVQQTNPHIDFSQTPFTVQRELDVWTRPRVDGQIVPRRAGISSFGAGGANAHLILEEYREPELGQEQANERNEQNEKSEKNEVPGMVVLSARNEERLVVQARQLRDALHIGQSSWSVREIAYTLQTGREAMEARLGVLAQTVDELVAKLDSYVEQASQMEPVGKGSQYYQGHVKQGQENPGWLTDEEDMKENVKRWLSQGRYEHVLDAWTRGAVIQWMELYGGNRQQHPRRISLPAYPFAAERYWVPEPLVSREQRSKVIQHTGVPILHPLVHCNTSSFGLQRYASTFTGEETILAHHQVHGEKWLPGTAYLEMARAAVQQAVGLFDKSLQVRCIQKVTWMTPLQVDQPVDVLIELKQQNDEIVGFEIYSFTHGSEQLKRTHCKGSVLLGGIQASVQPTGNKPWLVEKAERVLSGKECYSLFDGLGLSYGPAFQGLTQLFIQDHQVWAPLRLSPAVGHTEQYVMNPYLLDAAFQASMGLLLKQHVEGGRSPDSVPLPFTLDHLELLHPCTEEMWVRVQRMDHSSGAQGLIKFQIEMYSPDGKLCIRMTELACKAPTADRLPLFQNPLTTGGTPPVGHVLMTPIWSVFTPEETAHPLSVDNKVLIISDNDTSHKQALKLYPGAMHMLPHNSIRGWKDSLSEFAILDHIVWQAPSPGNVGMTDDSIVEGQEQGVLQLFRMIKSLLELGYGNRSLSLTLITTNAIPSSPMDEINPTHASIHGFAGSLAKEYSRWSIKLLDLEHEVEWAETQMQELPWNAQGNAYLYRDNEWLRQELIPVNVHNEHAIQDAYRQEGVYVVIGGAGGIGQVWSEYMIRQYNARIIWIGRREPDSIIQRCIERLESLGSAPEYIVADATNGDSLQKAYEQIKQRHPYIHGVIHSAIVLQDQSIANMEEDRFQAVLSAKVAVSARMAQVFGQDDLDFMLFFSSFNSFTRSPGQSNYAAGCTFKDAFAHQLARERSYDVKVINWGYWGSVGSVASEEYNTLMSNAGIGSIEVAEAMKALEILLTGSLDQLGLVRTTRPLFMQELNLNKVASLNV; from the coding sequence GTGAAAATAAACCTTTATAACGAAGTGCTTGCTGAAACAGCAGCATATTATGTGCAGCATAACATCCAGCTGGACAGATCTGCTCTCCGCATGATGGAGATTGGGGCGGGAACCGGAGGAACAAGCGCAGCCGTTTTGAACAGACTGAAACTGATGGAACAACATATTCAAGAGTATGCATATACGGATGTATCCCAAGCATTCCTCTTGCATGGTGAACAAAAGTATGGAGCGGGCAGGCCATTCATGAATTATCGTAGGTTTGATGTCCGTTATGCTCCGTCTGCCCAACAGATAGACACCGGTGCCTATGATGTGGTCATCGCAGCCAATGTGCTGCACGCAACTCCCGATTTGCGGACAACACTGCGTAATGTGAAGGCTCTGCTAAAACAAGGCGGAATGCTGTTAATTAACGAGATTAGCAGCAATTCCCTTTTCACTCACCTTACCTTTGGTTTGTTGGACGGGTGGTGGCTGTATGAGGACCCCGAGCTTCGTTTAACCGATTCTCCCGGAGTAGCACCTCATGTATGGGAACAACTGTTACTGGAAGCGGGTTTTCATTCTATCGAATTTCCTGCACAAGATTGGCATGAGGAAGGACAGCAGGTCATTGTGGCATACAGTGACGGCATAGTCAGGCAGATTGACTCAGAGGTTACTCCAGTTGGATCTTCCAATCAGGTGCGGTCTGAATTTCAGTCCAATGATTCGTTCTCTCCAGAAAGCCGTCCTGAACTGCAAGAAAAGAAGGCGAGCAAGTCATCCCTTGGTGTGGAGAGCACTTCAGCAACTACATTGAAAGCACATGTAAGAGAGATCGTTACAGACATGCTGTCTGCTTCGCTTAAAGTAAACACCACCATGATTGATTCAGAGGAACCTTTCTCCGAATATGGTGTGGACTCCATTACAGGCGTGCGGCTTATTCAGTCGATCAACGAGGCGTTATCCATATCTTTGCAGGTATCCAGCCTGTTTGATTATAGCTCCATTGAGTTGTTATCCAACCATATCGTTGAAAAGTATAGGGACGGCCTTGTGCAGACCATCGAAAAGACTTCCAAATCTGTAGAACCGGTGGAGTTGAGCTCTGAAGCTTCTGCCCTGCATGCATACAACACAGAAGGTTCATCCGAACACAATCATGACCAGCATTCTGCGTTGCCAGAGTCTTATATTCCTTTACAGGTGGAGCGGGGAGATATCGCTATTGTTGGGATGAGTGGCCGATTTCCGCAATCAGATGATATTCATTCCTTATGGGGGAACTTGGTCGCAGGAAAAGATATGGTCGGGAGAGCTACACGTTGGGATCTATCATCTTATTTTGAAAAAGATATTCCCTATTGCAGCCATGGTGGATTTTTGGAAAACATAGATGAATTTGATCCTCAATTTTTTAATATCTCTGGCACCGAAGCTGCTCATATGGACCCGCATCAGCGAATTTTTCTTGAGGAATGCTGGAAATCACTAGAAGATGCTGGATATGCAGGACAGGCAGTTGCCGGACTGAAGTGTGGTGTATACGCGGGATTTAATGAGCTTGATTACCGGACATTGCTTGGAACGAATCCTGTTCCGCAGGCATTCTGGGGTAACTCGGGTTCAGTCATTCCTGCTCGAATCGCATATTATCTGAATTTGCAGGGCCCTGCCATTGCTGTGGATACGGCATGTTCAAGCTCGCTCGTATCGGTTCATCTGGCTTGTCAGGGATTATGGTCTGGAGAGACAGAAATGGCGCTTGCCGGAGGGGTCTTTATACAGTCCACCCCAGGTTTTTTCATTGCATCCAACCGGGCCGGCATGCTCTCAACGACAGGCAGATGTCATACGTTTGACCAGCGGGCAGACGGATTTGTGCCTGGAGAAGGTGCAGGAGTTGTAGTTCTGAAGCGTTTGAGTGATGCTCTGCGTGACAGGGACAACATCCATGGGGTTATTCGCGGTACAGCCATTAACCAGGATGGAGCCTCGAACGGGCTCACCGCGCCGAGTGCGAAGTCTCAGGAGCAGCTCATGTGTGAGGTTTACAATCGTTTTGGCATCCATCCTGAAAATATTCAGCTGGTTGAAGCCCATGGAACCGGAACTAAATTGGGAGATCCCATTGAATACAGCGCACTTGTAAAAGCATTCCGCGCTTACACCGAAGAGGAAAGCTATTGTGCTCTCGGTTCAATCAAAACCAACATTGGGCATACAGCCGCAGCTGCGGGTGTGGCAGGACTGATCAAAATTTTGCTTTCGTTAAAACATGCACAAATTCCAGCTTCCCTTCATTTTCAGGAAGGTAATGAACACATTTCGTTTGAAAGCAGTCCTTTTTACATCAATACAGAAACAACCGACTGGATCACACCGCCGGGTGTTAAAAGGATGGCCGCAATCAGCGCTTTTGGCTTCAGTGGAACGAATGCACATATGGTCATTGAACAAGCACCTGTAAAAGAAAGTCAGAAGGTCAATTGCCCCGGGAACCTGATTGTTTTATCCGCCCAGTCCCAGGAACAATTGCGAATTCAAGCCAAGCAACTGGTTAGCTTCTGCAAAGAACAATCCGATGTGAGCTGCTGGGATATGAGTTATACCTTGCTTATGGGACGAAAACATATGAACTCCCGATTGAGCTGTGTGGTCCGTAATGAACAAGAGTTAATCAGAATATTGGAGAAATGGCTTGAAAAGGGATCTGCGGCAGAAGTTCAGGTGGTGGAACTGGCCCATACGCTGCGCCCACAGTCTTCATTAATGCGTTATGGAAATGAATGTTTGCGGCATTGTTCGGAATCACCGGATTCGGTTGAATTTACGGAAAATTTATCCGCTGCCGCAAGTTTATATATGCAGGGGTATGATCTTGATTTTGAATTGTTGTTTGGGCACGAACCCGCGGGACGAATCTCGCTGCCCGTTTATCCGTTTGTCAAAGAAAAGTACTGGATTGATGCTGGTTATGCATCAACACACGGTCGTGTGACCCGTCAGCATACTGACCAGAGCAGAGAGGATTCAAACCAGTTGCTTCATCCATTGCTGCATCGTAATACCTCGAATTTGGCCGCTCTCCAATTCAGTTCCACCTTTGATGGCGGGGAGCTTTTCCTGAAGGATCATGTCGTGCAAGGGGAAAGTGTATTTCCGGGTGCGGCCTATCTGGAGATGGCTCGTGCTGCAGTGGAAATGGCTCATACGCATGATGAACGAGAACAGACATGGGTAAGTCTGAGCGATATCGGCTGGTATGATCCACTACAGGTGAACAATGAGCCTGTTCAGGTTGACGTCTTGCTTCATCCGCTTGAACGGGGAGCAATCGAGTTTCGGATACAGAGCCAAGGTGCGAAAGAGGCTGTTGTTCACTGTCTTGGGCAAGCGACCATGATGCAGACTTGGGAAGCTGGACAGACAGATCTGACACAGATCAGAACACAATGCACCGAAGGGTTTTATACAAGGGAAGGTTGTTACGACCAGTTTAAACAAATGGGTCTGCAATACGGGGATTATTATCAAGGAATAGAAGAGTTGTACATCGGGACAAATCAGGTACTTGCCAAACTGAGCCTTACAGAAGGGTTGCCCCATGAATATGGCGAAGGTCAGCTTCACCCTGGTCTTACAGACAGTGCTTTACAAGCATCCATTGGACTTCTGTTGGCAGCAGCAGGAGGTTCGCCTGGTATAACGCCGGTTCCGTTTGCCTTGGAGCAAGTGCAGATATCGGGAAACAGCACATCATTAATGTGGTCGCATGTTCGCGCCTGTACTTCGAACGACTTCCTAATTGAAACGAAAAAGGTTGATATTGATGGATATGACGATAAGGAACAGCTTGTCCTTCGAATCAAGGGGCTGACGTTTCGTGAGCTTCCCGGACAGGTAGAGATTGGGGCTGAAGGGACTTTGCTCGCTGAACCCTATTGGAAAGTGGCACCTGCTGACACATTTACCCGAGGCGTTTCCGGGAATGAGACCATAACCGTGGATAATCATGTGGTGCTTTTATTCGAAGACAGCAATCACAGTTATCCGGGAATTGAGCAATATTTACAGCGTTTTTCCATTCGAAGTGTACGTATTCCTTCAACGGATTTCAGCCAGACTTGGGACGGATTATTCACCAACGGTGCATTGCGGGTGCTCGAAGAGATCCAGCTGCTGATGCGGGCAGTGTCCCATGTTAACGATGAAAAATGGCTCCAAATTGTTATTCCTGGCGAGTTGTCGTTGTATCAGGGAATTGCCGCTATGTTAAGAACGGCCGAACTGGAGAATCCATCCTTTCATGGTCAGGTTATTGAGGTCATGAATAAGCCGGAATCGGAGATGCTGGCGAACATGCTCTTCGATAACCGCGCTTACCCGGAGCATGGGTTAATCCGTTATAAGAGTACACCAGGGTCTTCAGGTATTGGGCTTCGTCACGTTCAGGATTGGAAAATGATTGAATATGATCCGTTTGAAAGCTCATTCGACATACCATGGAAATCGGAAGGGGTATACGTAATTACTGGGGGAGCAGGTGCTCTCGGCATCATCATGGCTGAAGAAATAGCGCGTCATGCACCTTCCTGTACCATTGTTGCTGTAGGGAGGACATCCTCTACCACGATTCGGCAACCGTTTGATGCTCTGCGTGAAAAAGGAATCAACCTCGTCTACAGACAGGGGGATATTTCGGATTGGCGGACCGTGCAAGATTTGGTGAGTTCATTGAAGTTGGAGTTTGGTGAACTGAATGGGATTATTCATTGTGCCGGAATCATACATGATCATCCCATTTTTGCTAAAAGAGAGGACGATCTTCGGAACGTTTTTGCACCAAAAGTGTCCGGTATTGTTCATTTGGATGAAGCAACTCGGGAGGACAAATTGGATTTGTTCATCGTTTGCTCGGCTGTTGCCGCAATGTTTGGCAACCCCGGACAAGCCGACTATGCGGCAGCCAACGCTTTTATGGATTCTTTTGCATCTGAGCGGCACCAGCGAGTGCAGAAGGGGGAGCGATTTGGACGGACGATCTCCATAAACTGGCCGCTGTGGACAGAAGGTGGCATGACAATATCTGAAGCCGTTCAGCAAAGGATGTTCCATCGTTACGGTATGGCAGCCATGGATACGGTTAGCGGCATACAGGCTTTATATGGGGCTTTGGCAACAGGGGCCGGACAGATTGCTGTTTTGTCGGGTAATGTGACCCGGATCAGGGAGCTTCTACATTCCCAAAACCAACAGGGGTCCCTGGCTTCCAATAGTGAAATCAAAGGGCTGGCATCCATGAATAAAATAAATTCACCTGTCGGGGAATCAAACCGATTACAGACAGATGACCAACCGAAACGGACGGTTCAATTTCTGATCCAAACCCTTGCCGAAGTTATTGGACTGCCCGAATCCCGAATTCAAGCCAGCGCACCTCTGGAGCAGTATGGAATCGATTCAATCCTGATCATGCAAATGACGAACAAGCTGGAGAGTTTGTTCGGACCTCTGCCCAAAACGTTATTTTTTGAGTACCAGACGATCAGGGATTTGAGCAGTTACTTTCTACAGGAGCAAGGCGAAAAACTGGACAGGTTACTAAGGGAGGTAGATCCCTATACAGCCTCAGATGCAGCATCGGTACCTATGGAAGATAAACATGTCAAAGCACAGCAACCCGTAATGCAACCTGCCTTTTCGGTCCCAGGTGAGGCTCGGTCGCCTTATCTGGCTGTTGGACAGACCCAAACGATTGTCCCACGGATGAATGAGTCACAGACAAAGGCATCCAGACAGGACACAGCTGTCGATACGCAGCAGGATATCGCCATTATTGGTGTGGCGGGAAGGTATCCGGGAGCGCGGAATATCCATGAGTTTTGGGAGAATCTACGCAGTGGAACAGACAGTATCACCGAAATCCCGCCAGAACGCTGGGATCAGGAGCAGGTGTATGATCCGGCGCCGGGCACGCCGGGCAAGACCTATGGACGCTGGGGTGGATTTCTGGACGGTGTGGACGAATTCGACCCGTTGTTCTTCCAGATCTCTCCCCGGGAAGCCGAGATGATGGACCCGCAGGAACGATTGTTCATGCAGTGTGTGTACGAGACGCTGGAGGATGCGGGGTATACGCGGGAGCGTTTGGCGGCGGACATCGTGGGGGTGTACGTGGGTGTGATGTACGAGGAATATCAGCTGTACGGGGCCGAGTCCTCAATTGCGCTCTCGGGTAATCCGGCGTCCATCGCCAACCGGGTGTCGTATTTCTGTAATTTCCGCGGACCAAGTTTGGCGGTGGATACGATGTGTTCGTCTTCGCTGACCTCCATTCATCTGGCGTGCCAAAGTCTGAGACAGAACGAATGTCAGGTAGCGGTGGCGGGCGGGGTGAATGTGTCGGTCCACCCGAACAAATATATCATGTTGTCCCAGGGACGATTCCTGTCCAGCAAAGGCCGTTGTGAGAGCTTTGGTGAAGGGGGCGACGGGTATGTGCCGGGTGAAGGCGTTGGCGCGGTCCTGTTAAAGCCGCTCGCACGAGCCGTTGCAGACGGGGACCGGATTTACGGCGTGATCAAAGGGTCGGCCTTGAATCACGGTGGAAAAACGAACGGATATACCGTGCCGAATCCCAACGCTCAAGCGGATGTCATCGGCCGAGCCTTGCGTGAGGCGGGAGTTGACCCGCGGACGATCAGTTATGTGGAAGCCCATGGCACGGGTACGTCGCTCGGTGACCCCATCGAGATTGCGGGGTTGAGTAAAGCTTTTCAGCAAGAGCCATCGGAAGAAGCCTACTGTGCCATTGGCTCAGCGAAATCCAATATCGGACATGCGGAGAGCGCAGCAGGCATCGCGGGAGTCACCAAGGTGCTGCTGCAATTGCAGCATGGGGAGCTGGCGCCGTCCCTGCATGTGCAGCAGACGAACCCGCATATTGACTTTAGTCAAACCCCGTTCACGGTCCAGCGGGAGCTAGACGTTTGGACACGGCCAAGGGTGGACGGTCAGATCGTACCGCGACGGGCGGGAATTTCCTCGTTTGGTGCAGGTGGAGCGAATGCTCATCTCATTTTGGAGGAATACCGGGAACCCGAACTGGGGCAAGAACAGGCGAACGAGAGAAATGAGCAAAATGAGAAAAGCGAGAAGAATGAAGTTCCCGGGATGGTTGTGCTGTCGGCGAGAAACGAGGAACGACTGGTCGTTCAGGCGCGTCAGCTGCGGGATGCACTTCACATCGGGCAGAGCAGCTGGAGTGTAAGGGAGATCGCCTATACGCTGCAAACCGGACGTGAAGCAATGGAGGCTCGGTTGGGCGTACTGGCGCAAACGGTGGACGAACTGGTCGCCAAGCTGGACAGCTATGTGGAACAGGCGAGTCAGATGGAACCGGTAGGCAAAGGAAGCCAGTACTATCAGGGCCATGTGAAGCAAGGACAAGAGAATCCGGGCTGGTTAACAGATGAAGAAGACATGAAGGAGAATGTGAAACGCTGGCTGTCCCAGGGTCGTTATGAGCATGTACTGGACGCCTGGACACGAGGGGCAGTGATTCAGTGGATGGAGCTATACGGGGGCAACAGACAGCAGCACCCGCGTCGAATCAGTCTGCCGGCGTATCCGTTTGCAGCTGAACGTTACTGGGTACCTGAACCCCTTGTCTCAAGAGAACAGAGAAGTAAAGTAATCCAACATACAGGCGTACCTATTTTACATCCGCTTGTACATTGCAATACATCCAGCTTTGGTTTGCAACGATATGCCAGTACGTTTACGGGCGAGGAAACGATTTTGGCCCATCATCAGGTCCACGGAGAGAAATGGCTTCCCGGTACGGCCTATCTGGAAATGGCCAGAGCGGCGGTCCAGCAAGCTGTTGGACTTTTCGACAAATCCTTGCAGGTACGGTGTATTCAGAAAGTCACATGGATGACGCCTCTACAGGTTGATCAGCCGGTTGATGTTCTGATCGAACTTAAACAGCAGAATGATGAAATCGTAGGTTTCGAGATCTATAGCTTCACTCATGGATCTGAGCAACTCAAACGAACACATTGCAAGGGTTCCGTTCTGCTGGGGGGAATACAGGCATCCGTTCAACCAACCGGAAACAAACCTTGGCTGGTTGAGAAGGCGGAACGTGTCCTTTCAGGTAAGGAGTGTTATTCCTTGTTTGACGGATTGGGTCTATCCTACGGGCCCGCCTTTCAGGGACTTACACAGCTATTCATCCAGGATCATCAGGTTTGGGCACCGTTGCGGTTGTCTCCGGCAGTCGGACATACAGAGCAATATGTAATGAATCCATATTTGCTTGATGCGGCGTTCCAGGCCTCCATGGGTCTTTTGCTGAAGCAACATGTGGAGGGGGGCCGAAGTCCTGATTCAGTGCCACTGCCGTTTACACTAGATCATCTGGAACTCCTGCATCCTTGCACAGAAGAGATGTGGGTGCGTGTCCAACGGATGGATCACTCTTCTGGGGCACAGGGGCTGATTAAGTTTCAGATTGAAATGTATAGTCCAGACGGAAAGTTATGCATTCGGATGACCGAATTGGCATGTAAAGCGCCCACAGCGGATAGGCTTCCTTTATTTCAAAATCCGTTGACGACCGGGGGTACACCTCCTGTTGGACATGTTCTGATGACACCCATATGGAGTGTATTTACGCCGGAGGAGACAGCGCATCCGCTATCCGTTGATAACAAGGTGCTCATCATTAGTGACAACGATACAAGTCATAAGCAAGCCCTGAAACTATATCCGGGCGCAATGCACATGTTGCCCCATAACAGCATACGCGGTTGGAAGGACAGCCTGTCGGAGTTTGCCATTCTGGATCATATCGTATGGCAGGCCCCGTCTCCCGGTAATGTTGGCATGACAGATGATTCCATTGTTGAGGGACAGGAGCAGGGGGTTCTTCAGCTGTTCAGAATGATCAAGAGTCTACTAGAGCTTGGATACGGTAATCGAAGCTTGAGTTTGACCCTCATTACGACAAATGCGATCCCATCCTCTCCAATGGACGAAATTAATCCTACCCATGCAAGCATTCATGGTTTTGCGGGCTCTTTGGCCAAAGAATACTCCCGGTGGAGCATAAAACTGCTCGATCTGGAGCATGAGGTGGAATGGGCGGAGACCCAAATGCAGGAACTTCCTTGGAATGCGCAAGGAAACGCCTATCTGTACAGGGATAACGAGTGGTTACGCCAGGAGTTGATCCCGGTAAATGTGCACAATGAACATGCAATCCAGGATGCTTATCGCCAAGAGGGAGTATATGTGGTCATTGGTGGGGCAGGTGGCATTGGACAGGTGTGGAGCGAATACATGATCCGGCAGTACAATGCACGTATTATCTGGATCGGGCGCAGGGAACCTGATTCAATCATTCAACGCTGTATAGAACGTTTGGAGTCTCTGGGGAGTGCTCCCGAGTACATTGTGGCAGATGCGACAAATGGAGATTCCCTCCAGAAGGCCTATGAACAGATCAAGCAAAGACATCCCTATATTCATGGTGTAATTCATTCTGCGATTGTATTGCAGGATCAGAGTATCGCCAATATGGAGGAGGATCGTTTTCAGGCTGTCTTATCTGCAAAAGTCGCTGTAAGTGCACGCATGGCTCAGGTATTTGGACAGGATGACCTCGACTTCATGCTGTTTTTCTCATCCTTTAATTCGTTTACCAGGTCACCTGGGCAAAGCAATTATGCGGCTGGCTGCACCTTCAAGGATGCGTTTGCTCATCAGCTTGCGAGGGAGCGTTCCTATGATGTCAAAGTGATCAATTGGGGTTATTGGGGAAGTGTGGGAAGTGTAGCCTCGGAAGAATACAACACACTTATGAGCAATGCCGGTATCGGTTCTATTGAAGTAGCTGAAGCCATGAAAGCACTGGAAATCCTTTTGACAGGATCACTGGATCAACTGGGGCTTGTCAGAACGACCAGACCTCTTTTTATGCAAGAGCTGAACTTGAACAAAGTTGCATCCCTGAATGTGTAA